A genome region from Leifsonia sp. Root112D2 includes the following:
- a CDS encoding MFS transporter, producing the protein MPVLTVRPPWRETLVALKVRNYRLFASSNLVQNTAGWMQRIAMDWLVLELTGSATAVGITVAMQFTPMLLFGLFGGVIADRFPKRNLLIGTQSAAVLLAATLAVLTLTGSIVVWQIWAISFLQGLAAVIDSPARQVFVNELVGPRYLRNAISINSSIFQLGGLLGPAVGGVLITLIGAGWLFAVNAVGCAVVVTNLFRLRTSELHASPIAARGKGQLSEGMRYVAHKPAIFWTIVMMAFLAVFAFSMPVFLTSFATEVYDVGAAGYGMFNALVAAGAFTGALLSTRRMSVRLRTIVGGAAALGVIQLLAALAPTELTFGALLVGTGVANLLFITAANSLVQMSSNVRIRGRVMSLYVLVLLGGQAIGGPIMGWAVESFGPHAAMIASGALPALAAIVIALVLARRGQLGIRVSMKRADPFVRIVRRPRFAVDGDAGLCPEPDSNRQPTD; encoded by the coding sequence ATGCCCGTTCTGACCGTGCGCCCGCCGTGGCGCGAGACGCTGGTGGCGCTCAAGGTGCGCAACTACCGGTTGTTCGCCTCCTCCAATCTGGTGCAGAACACCGCGGGCTGGATGCAGCGCATCGCCATGGACTGGTTGGTGCTCGAACTCACCGGCAGCGCCACCGCCGTGGGCATCACCGTCGCCATGCAGTTCACGCCGATGTTGCTCTTCGGCCTGTTCGGCGGCGTGATCGCCGATCGTTTTCCCAAGCGCAACCTGCTGATCGGCACACAGAGCGCTGCGGTCCTGCTCGCCGCAACGCTCGCGGTGCTCACCCTCACCGGCTCCATCGTGGTGTGGCAGATCTGGGCCATCTCGTTCCTGCAGGGGCTGGCGGCCGTGATCGATAGCCCGGCCCGGCAGGTCTTCGTTAACGAACTCGTCGGCCCGCGTTATCTGCGCAACGCGATCAGCATCAACTCCTCGATCTTTCAGCTCGGCGGTCTGCTCGGACCGGCCGTCGGCGGTGTGCTGATCACGCTCATCGGCGCCGGATGGCTGTTCGCCGTCAATGCGGTCGGATGCGCCGTTGTCGTCACGAATCTGTTCCGGCTGCGCACTTCCGAACTGCACGCCAGCCCGATCGCCGCGCGCGGAAAGGGCCAGCTTTCGGAGGGCATGCGCTACGTCGCGCACAAACCCGCGATCTTCTGGACCATCGTCATGATGGCGTTCCTGGCGGTCTTCGCCTTCAGCATGCCGGTGTTCCTCACCTCCTTCGCCACCGAGGTGTACGACGTGGGCGCGGCGGGTTACGGAATGTTCAACGCTCTCGTTGCCGCGGGCGCATTCACGGGTGCGCTGCTTTCCACTCGGCGCATGTCGGTGCGGCTGCGCACGATAGTGGGAGGGGCTGCCGCGCTCGGGGTCATTCAGCTTCTCGCGGCGCTCGCTCCCACCGAGTTGACCTTCGGCGCGCTGCTGGTGGGCACCGGTGTCGCGAACCTGCTCTTCATCACCGCCGCGAACTCTCTCGTGCAGATGTCGTCGAATGTGCGCATCCGGGGCCGCGTGATGTCGCTGTACGTGCTCGTATTGCTCGGCGGCCAGGCCATCGGCGGACCGATCATGGGTTGGGCGGTCGAGAGCTTCGGGCCGCACGCCGCGATGATCGCTTCGGGCGCACTGCCCGCTCTCGCCGCGATAGTGATTGCGCTCGTGCTGGCCCGCCGCGGTCAGCTTGGCATTCGGGTGAGCATGAAACGAGCCGATCCGTTCGTGCGCATCGTGCGGCGACCGCGTTTCGCCGTGGATGGCGATGCCGGACTGTGCCCCGAGCCGGACTCGAACCGGCAACCTACGGATTAG